The Deinobacterium chartae sequence GTTCCCCGGCCGGACCTGATCCTGCTCGACCTGAACATGCCCCGCATGAACGGTCTCGAACTGCTCGAGGAAGTCAAGAGCGACCCGCTGCTGGGTGACATCCCGGTGGTCATGCTGACCACATCGACCAACCGCGAGGACGTGCGCCGCGCCTACGCCCTGCATGCCAGCGCGTACGTGCCCAAACCGATGCACCTCGAGGCGTTCTTGGACATGGTGCGCAGCTTCAGCGGCTTCTGGCTGCACCTGGCCGTGTTGCCGGTCGCCACCGAACTGAGCTGAGAACCCCCGCCTAACACCCGGGGACGGGGCTGTTTGGACGCGCCTCCTTGGCTGCTGCAGCGGTCAACCGCAAAGCAGGAGGGGAACGCTCAGGCGCTCCCCTCCGGGCAATAACTTTTCAGACAACTACAATTTAAGTCCGGCGTACGACCGGGGCAAGAACAGAAAGTCACGCTCTTTCAGGACTAAAGTACCGCCCCCGGACCCCGTACTCGGCCTCCAGGCCCAGAATGCGCCACATTCCCCAGTAGTACAGCGCGGCCTGGGTGCGGTTCTCCAGACCCAGCTTCTCGTAGATCCGGCTCAGGCCGTTCTTGATGGTGCGTTCGTTTAAGCCCAGCGCCTGGGCAATGCGGCGGTTGTTCCAGCCCAAGGCGTTGCAGCGCAGCAAGGCCCGCTCAGCGACCGTCAGCTGGGTCAGGCGGGGCGGCGTGCGGCGCAGACGCTGCCCGCTCAACACCAGCTCGAGGGCCGGGCCGACCTCGGCCATGCGCACGTCCTCGGCGAGCAGCCCGCCCGCTCCCAGATCCCACAGATCCTCCCAGTACTCCGGGCAGGGGCTGTCGGTCACCACCACCACCCGGTTCACCGCCTCTCTCACCCGCGGCAGTTCCTCGAGGGCGTACCCCCAGGGCGCATCGACCAGCAATGTAACGGCCGCGTTCTCGCTGGGTGGGTAACCGCGCAGCCGCAACGCAACGCTGAGTTCCTGCCGCAGCCCCTCGAGACCGCAGAGCAGGCGTACGGGCAAGCAGGTGTCCACAGAGGATAACGACGCCATGATGACCTTCCAGTTCTATCATGGCAGATCAAGCTCAAGCGTTGCTTGGGTTGCACATTTTCCTCAGGAACTCCTGCGCAGGCCCCCGCCTGCACTCCTGGCTCAGCGGCCCTTCCAAGAGGGCGTGCGCTTCTCGATAAAGGCGCGCACGCCCTCTTTCTGGTCCTCGGTGGCAAACAGCAGGTAGAAGTTGTGCCGTTCCAGCTCGAGGCCAACCTCGAGGGTCGTGTCGAAACTGCGCAGCACGCTCTGCTTGGCGAGCCGCACGGCCACCGGGGACTTGGAGGCGATGATGCGCGCGAGGCGCAGCGCCTCCTCGAGGTACGTTTCCCGCGGAACCACCCGGCTCACCAGGCCGTGGCGCAGCGCCTCTTGTGCCGAGAGGCGGCGGTCTGCGAGGATCACCTCCATCGCCAGACTCTTGCCGAGTGCTCGGGTCAGCCGCTGGGTGCCGCCCGCTCCGGGCAGCAGGCCCAGGTTGATCTCGGGCTGCCCGAACTGCGCGCTGTCGCTGGCGATCACGATGTCGCAGCCCATCGCCAGCTCGTGTCCTCCGCCCAGGCAGAAACCGGACACCGCCGCGATGATCGGCTTGGGAAAGCGGCGCAGCGCGTCCCACTGCGCGGCCCGCCCGTCCGCCAGCAGCTGTGCTGCGGTCTTGTCCTGCAGTTCGGCGATGTCCGCTCCGGCCGCAAAAGCGCGCTCGTTGCCGGTCAGGACCACCACCTGTACCGTGTCATCGGCCCCGAACCCGGAGAGTGCGACCATGATCTCGTCCAAGGTAGCCCGGTTCAGGGCGTTCATGACCTGCGGCCGGTTCAGCCGGATCAGACCCACGCCCGGATCCGGGCGCTCGATCAGGATGTTCTGATACATGCGGATCTCCTGGCAGAAGAAAGCCGTTGTCGGTCGCGGTACCCAGCCAGCGGCCAGCGCTGCACCCTTGCCCCTCAGATCGGGTAGTACGACCGCGGATTGCCCTCGAGGAAGTCGCGGGTAGGCAGCCAGATCAGCGGGTGACGCTCCTCGATCTCCGGCGGCGGGCCGTAGCGCACCAGGTTCATGACCTCGCCGACCGGCACCCACTGGGCTCCGAGCACCTCGGGGTCGGTCGGGCCGATGTCGCCGCTGACCGTGCCAGAAAAGCGGGTAAAGGTCGCCCAGCAGTGGTTGCGGGTTCCGGGTAGCAGTTCGCCCTCGAGCAGGCTGACGAACTCGAGGTTGGCGAGTTCCAGACCGGTTTCTTCCTTGACCTGACGGATGGCGGCGTCGGCAAGCGTCTCTCCGTCGCGGGCCTTGCCGCCCGGCAGGCCCCAGAAGATGGAGCCGTCATCCATGCGTTCGGTGACCAGCAGCATCTGGCCCTCCTGCACGATGTAGACGTGAGCTGCGCGCTTGAGCGGGATGACTCGTGAGATGGGCATGCGGGGCCGTCCTTTGTGCAAGATATGGTGCCCGAAAAGGGTCGCAACTGATTATATCGAACTTGCACCGAACGTCCTCCGGAGTGTGTTCATACCTGACTCAGATGAAAAATGGTCTTTATCAAAACCTAAGGTGGGCCGACGGGCGCGGTCAGCTTGGAGGACTAAGCTCGAATCCCGAGGAGGTTTTAATGCGAAAGCTGATTCTTTCTGCCCTGCTGCTTGCAACCGTCACCTTCCCCGCCGCCGTGGCGGCCGACGCCCGCATCTCGCCGCAGAGCATCATCGTCAACCCCACTCCGCCCGCTCCCAGCGAACTGGGCGTGCGGGTGTGGACCGACCGCGACTCCAGCGGCAACGGCAACCCCGGCTACCGACCCGGCGAGCGCATCCGCCTGTACGTCTCGACCACCCGTGACGCCTACGTGTACCTGTTCAACGTGGACCCCAGCGGCAACGTCGACATGGTGCTGCCCAACCGCTACTCGGGCGGCGGCAACTTCGTGCGCGCAGGCACCACGGCGGTTTTCCCCGCCGCCAACGCCGGCTTTACCTTCGACATCGCCGCCCCCTACGGCCAGAACAAGGTGCTGGCCCTGGCCTCCAAGACCCCGCTGAACATGGACGAGGTCGCCCGCTTCCAGAGCGGTCAGACCAGCGGCTTCGCCCAGAGCCAGGTCAAAGGCCAGAGCGGGCTGGCCCAAGCGCTCTCGATCGTGGTGAACCCGGTGCCGCAGAACTCCTGGATCACCGACACCGCGCGCTACACGGTCATTCGCTGATTTTCCGAGTTTTGAGGCGCTCAGGGGGGTGCCCCTGCGCGCCTCAAAACGGCCCGGCTTCAGGTCAGACGCGGAAACTCCCGGCGGATCCGCCAGGGCTTGTCGTCTTGCTGCAGCATCAGGCACACGCTCTCGACCTCGAGGGCCTGGTAGGGCTCGAAGCTGCGCTCGAGGCGGCGCGCCAGGCCGCCCCCCTCGCCACCGAACGGGTTCAGGAGCGTGAAGTGCGGCTGCCAGGTATCCAGGCCGCGCGGCGACAGAAACTTGCGCAGGCGGCGGCGCTCGAAGGCCCGGCCGTACTTGCCGGGGTCGGCGCGCACCTCGTCTACAAAGTCCGAGTGCCGCCCAAACGGCGCCGTACGCGCGATGAACAGGGCCTGCAGCATGGCCAGCGCTTCCGAGGCGCGGTAGCGCAGCACCCACACCTTTCCGTCCTCCCAGCGCTCGAGGCCCTGGGCGTGCAGGGTCAGGCTGCTCTCGGGACTCAAGCAGGCCAGCAGGTCCGAGATCTCCTCCTCGATCAGGGGAAGCGCGAGCGGGTCCACCTCGAGGGCTTCGCCCAGAGTGAGGTGAAAACCGAACGGTCGGGCGGCGGCGCGCCACGCGGGGTCAAGGTCGCCGATGCGGGCGCGCAGGTCCTCGGAGAGTTCGAGTTCGCGGGTCGCGCGCAGGTCGTAGCCCAGCACCTCGCTGCCCAGACGGTAGAACTCGCTGCCTCTCGGCGGAACGTAGTAGATCGCGAAACGAAAGGACATGGTCCATTTTAAGCGCGTTGGAGCGCGGGTCTTCTGAAGCCAAGCTTTAGAACACGCTTTGCGGAAGCCCGCTAAGCCATCTGCGGCAGGCCGCGCCGGGCAACGCCTGCTTACACTGCCTCATGCTGATTCGTCCTCTGAATGCTCACGATGCCGACTCCTTCTGGCACCTGCGCCTCGAGGCGCTCACCCGCGAACCGGGCGCTTTTGGCGCTTCGGCCGAGAGCCACCGCGAGACCACGCCGCAGGACGCAGCCGCGCGCTTAGAGGCGCGGCCCGGCGAGAGCTTCACCCTGGGTGCCTTCTTGGGCGACGAACTGGTCGGCACGGCCGGGCTGCTGCGCTCGGGCGGCCTCAAGGAGCGCCACAAGGCCGGGGTGTGGGGCGTGTACGTGCGCGCCGAAGCCTCCGGGCGCGGCGCGGGCCGGGCGCTGATGACCGACCTGCTCGAGCGGGCGACGGGCTTGGCGGGCCTCGAGCAGGTCACGCTGACCGTAGCGGTCACCCAGCAAGCGGCCCGCGCCCTGTACCGCTCGCTGGGCTTCGAGGTGTGGGGACTCGAGCCGCGCGCGCTGAAGGTGAGCGGCGTTTACGTGGACGAAGAACACATGGTGCGTTTCCTGCGCTGATGCCCGGCTTTTACCCGGTATGACGGAAGTCCCGGGTGATTTTTGCTATGGTAGAGCTTCTGAGCGGCGCGCCGGAGCGCAATCAGGGCCCTTCGCGCCGCCACCAACTCGAGGTGGGCATGAAGCTGTACCGACGCACAAGCAAAGGCTATGAAACCGTTCTGCGGGGCCGCACCCTGCTGACCACACCGCGCCTGAACAAAGGCACCGCCTTCACCCTCGAGGAGCGCCGCGCGCTGGGCTTGCAGGGCCTGCTGCCCCCCGGCACCCTGACCCTCGAGCAGCAGGCCCGCCGTGCCTACAAGCAGTACGCGGCCCAGACCAGCGACTTGCAGAAGAACCTGAACCTCAGCGCCCTGCACGACCGCAACGAGGTGCTGTTCTACAAGGTGCTCTCCGAGCACCTCGACGAGATGCTGCCGATCGTGTACACGCCCACGGTCGGGACCGCCATCCAGCAGTTCAGCCACGAGTACCGGCGTCCCAGGGGCGTGTACCTCGACATCAACGCGCCCGAGGACATCGAGCAGGCTTTTCTCAACTACGGCCTGGCCCCCGACGAGGTGGATCTCCTGGTCGCCACCGACGGGGAGGCGATTTTGGGCATCGGGGACTGGGGCGTGGGCGGCATGAACATCTCGATCGGCAAGCTGATCGTGTACACCGCTGCGGGCGGCATCGATCCCAGCCGGGTGATCCCGGTGATGCTCGACGTG is a genomic window containing:
- a CDS encoding NUDIX hydrolase, translating into MPISRVIPLKRAAHVYIVQEGQMLLVTERMDDGSIFWGLPGGKARDGETLADAAIRQVKEETGLELANLEFVSLLEGELLPGTRNHCWATFTRFSGTVSGDIGPTDPEVLGAQWVPVGEVMNLVRYGPPPEIEERHPLIWLPTRDFLEGNPRSYYPI
- a CDS encoding enoyl-CoA hydratase-related protein: MYQNILIERPDPGVGLIRLNRPQVMNALNRATLDEIMVALSGFGADDTVQVVVLTGNERAFAAGADIAELQDKTAAQLLADGRAAQWDALRRFPKPIIAAVSGFCLGGGHELAMGCDIVIASDSAQFGQPEINLGLLPGAGGTQRLTRALGKSLAMEVILADRRLSAQEALRHGLVSRVVPRETYLEEALRLARIIASKSPVAVRLAKQSVLRSFDTTLEVGLELERHNFYLLFATEDQKEGVRAFIEKRTPSWKGR
- a CDS encoding helix-turn-helix transcriptional regulator, coding for MASLSSVDTCLPVRLLCGLEGLRQELSVALRLRGYPPSENAAVTLLVDAPWGYALEELPRVREAVNRVVVVTDSPCPEYWEDLWDLGAGGLLAEDVRMAEVGPALELVLSGQRLRRTPPRLTQLTVAERALLRCNALGWNNRRIAQALGLNERTIKNGLSRIYEKLGLENRTQAALYYWGMWRILGLEAEYGVRGRYFSPERA
- a CDS encoding response regulator; this translates as MTAHILLVEDNPADALLTEEAFSQAEVPAQLWVVGDGVEALAFLRHEGEYEQVPRPDLILLDLNMPRMNGLELLEEVKSDPLLGDIPVVMLTTSTNREDVRRAYALHASAYVPKPMHLEAFLDMVRSFSGFWLHLAVLPVATELS
- a CDS encoding GNAT family N-acetyltransferase — protein: MLIRPLNAHDADSFWHLRLEALTREPGAFGASAESHRETTPQDAAARLEARPGESFTLGAFLGDELVGTAGLLRSGGLKERHKAGVWGVYVRAEASGRGAGRALMTDLLERATGLAGLEQVTLTVAVTQQAARALYRSLGFEVWGLEPRALKVSGVYVDEEHMVRFLR
- a CDS encoding DUF4384 domain-containing protein, yielding MRKLILSALLLATVTFPAAVAADARISPQSIIVNPTPPAPSELGVRVWTDRDSSGNGNPGYRPGERIRLYVSTTRDAYVYLFNVDPSGNVDMVLPNRYSGGGNFVRAGTTAVFPAANAGFTFDIAAPYGQNKVLALASKTPLNMDEVARFQSGQTSGFAQSQVKGQSGLAQALSIVVNPVPQNSWITDTARYTVIR